One Littorina saxatilis isolate snail1 linkage group LG1, US_GU_Lsax_2.0, whole genome shotgun sequence genomic window carries:
- the LOC138949388 gene encoding ESX-1 secretion-associated protein EspI-like — MDTTWTNMRQVAADRVLNRHLRDLEDQQVAMGMTHKQLSGLEDQQVAMGMTHKQLSDLEDQQVAMEMTHKQLRDLKDQQVAMGMTHTHSLRLLDRELLGAQRETQLPSRRHTLPAPTSAASRRAKHHQPAPLPSNHEESPPANPPIPAPPPEERPPSRDGPRIIDMMAETLQSASLMEQQRPSLYLNGVGGGEGGGGIPHGHLKLAQPKPDTTPPHGHLKLAQPQPHTTPPHGHLKLAQPKPETTPPHGHLKLAQPKPDTTPPHGHLKLAQPKPDTTPPHGHLKLAQPQPHTTLSHPPKATQKKPNAAPQFDLHGPFLERNETFVKTNRYQVLSLDASGEALVATLAGGGHFPRPKTSTTKATKARRSSLASQHELHRPQIPQPRRRSVHVAIPPEPEASPQGPQRRKSVHVEFYDEIDTGLRKEEGAGFTPQHLTLPLHLLHDGSSDDNNDNTDGGEEGGEGEKGEKEIEEAKELSESWNEVKKCNYIRGYDPPQMRMPTDSVKFVFGDKTDAADQPR; from the exons ATGGACACAACGTGGACCAACATGCGCCAGGTGGCGGCTGACCGCGTGCTCAACCGTCACCTGCGTGACCTTGAAGACCAGCAGGTTGCCATGGGGATGACCCACAAACAGCTCAGTGGCCTTGAGGACCAGCAGGTTGCCATGGGGATGACCCACAAACAGCTCAGTGACCTTGAGGACCAGCAGGTTGCCATGGAGATGACCCACAAACAGCTCCGTGACCTTAAGGACCAGCAGGTTGCCATGgggatgacacacacacacagcctgcgTCTGCTCGACAGGGAGCTGCTGGGTGCACAGCGAG AGACTCAACTACCATCCAGGCGGCACACTCTCCCTGCTCCCACGTCTGCTGCCAGTCGCAGAGCGAAGCACCATCAGCCTGCTCCTCTTCCTAGCAACCACGAAGAATCACCGCCAGCAAACCCACCCATCCCAGCCCCACCTCCAGAAGAGAGACCGCCGAGCAGAGATGGCCCCCGAATCATCGACATGATGGCAGAGACCCTTCAGTCAGCCAGTCTCATGGAACAGCAGAGACCCTCCCTCTATCTCAACGGGGTAgggggaggagaagggggaggaggtaTACCTCACGGACATCTCAAACTTGCGCAACCTAAACCCGACACCACCCCACCTCACGGACATCTCAAACTTGCGCAACCCCAACCCCACACCACCCCACCTCACGGACATCTCAAACTTGCGCAACCTAAACCCGAAACCACCCCACCTCACGGACATCTCAAACTTGCGCAACCTAAACCCGACACCACCCCACCTCACGGACATCTCAAACTTGCGCAACCTAAACCCGACACCACCCCACCTCACGGACATCTCAAACTTGCGCAACCCCAACCCCACACCACCCTTTCTCATCCCCCGAAAGCCACACAGAAGAAACCAAACGCCGCTCCGCAGTTCGACCTTCACGGGCCGTTTCTGGAGAGAAACGAAACGTTTGTCAAGACCAATAGATACCAGGTGCTGTCTTTGGACGCGTCAGGGGAAGCCTTAGTCGCGACACTAGCCGGAGGCGGACACTTTCCACGTCCCAAAACGTCCACCACCAAAGCCACCAAAGCGCGACGAAGCAGCCTGGCCTCACAGCACGAGTTGCATCGGCCTCAAATACCCCAGCCCAGAAGGAGAAGCGTCCACGTGGCAATCCCTCCAGAGCCTGAGGCCTCCCCGCAAGGCCCGCAGAGACGGAAGAGCGTCCATGTTGAATTCTATGATGAGATCGACACGGGGTTGAGGAAAGAGGAAGGAGCGGGTTTCACCCCCCAACACCTCACCCTCCCTCTCCACTTGCTTCACGATGGTTCAAGCGatgacaacaacgacaacactgACGGTGGGGAGgaaggaggagagggagagaagggggaAAAGGAAATCGAGGAAGCGAAGGAATTGAGTGAGTCTTGGAATGAGGTCAAGAAGTGTAACTACATCCGGGGCTATGACCCGCCACAGATGCGCATGCCCACAGACTCTGTCAAGTTCGTGTTTGGTGATAAAACAGACGCTGCGGATCAACCAAGATGA